From a single Phragmites australis chromosome 7, lpPhrAust1.1, whole genome shotgun sequence genomic region:
- the LOC133925089 gene encoding ABC transporter B family member 19-like isoform X1 → MAESVAVDGKAEKAANGGGGGDAAGEGKKRGDQAVAFHELFSFADKWDLMLMAAGSLGALAHGAAMPLFFLLFGDLINGFGKNQTDLRTMTDEVAKYALYFVYLGLVVCASSYAEIACWMYTGERQVIALRKAYLDAVLRQDVGFFDTDARTGDIVFGVSTDTLLVQDAIGEKVGNFIHYIATFLAGLVVGFVAAWRLALLSVAVIPAIAFAGGLYAYTLTGLTSRSRESYANAGVVAEQAIAQVRTVYSFVGECKALNSYSEAIQSTLKLGYKAGMAKGLGIGCTYGIACMSWALVFWYAGVFIRNQQTNGGKAFTAIFSAIVGGMSLGQAFSNLGAFSKGKIAGYKLLEVIRQKPSIVNDHKDGKWLAEVHGNIEFKDVTFSYPSRPDVMIFRDFSLFFSAGKTVAFVGGSGSGKSTVVALIERFYDPNEGQVLLDNVDIKTLQLRWLRDQIGLVNQEPALFATTILENILYGKPDATIAEVEAAATASNAHSFISLLPNGYNTMVGERGIQLSGGQKQRIAIARAMLKNPKILLLDEATSALDADSESIVQEALDRLMVGRTTVVVAHRLSTIRNVNMIAVIQQGLVVETGTHDELLAKGSSGAYATLIRFQETAWNRDLGGASTRRLRSMHLTSSLSTKSLSLRSGSLRNLSYQYSTGADGRIEMISNADNDRKYPAPRGYFFKLLKLNAPEWPYAVLGAIGSVLSGFIGPTFAIVMGEMLDVFYYRDPNEMEKKTKLYVFIYIGTGIYAVIAYLVQHYFFSIMGENLTTRVRRIMLSAILRNEVGWFDEEENNSSLVAARVAVDAADVKSAIAERISVILQNLTSLMTSFVVGFIIEWRVAILILATFPLLVLGNFAQQLSMKGFAGDTAKAHARSSMVAGEGVSNIRTVAAFNAQNKILSLFSHELRVPEQQILCRSQTSGLLFGLSQLCLYSSEALILWYGSHLVRSHGSTFSKVIKVFVVLVVTANSVAETVSLAPEIIRGGESIRSIFGILNRATRIEPDDPESERVTTVRGDIELRHVDFSYPARPDIQIFKDFNLKIQAGRSQALVGASGSGKSTVIALIERFYDPTGGKVTIDGKDIRRLNLKSLRLKIGLVQQEPVLFAASILENIAYGKDGATEEEVIEAAKIANVHGFVSQLPEGYKTAVGERGVQLSGGQKQRIAIARAVLKDPAILLLDEATSALDAESECVLQEALERLMKGRTTVLVAHRLSTIRGVDRIAVVQDGRIVEHGSHSELLTRPEGAYSRLLQLQHHRI, encoded by the exons ATGGCGGAGTCGGTGGCGGTGGACGGAAAGGCGGAGAAGGCGGCGaacggaggaggtggtggcgatgCGGCGGGGGAGGGGAAGAAGCGGGGGGACCAGGCGGTGGCGTTCCACGAGCTGTTCTCGTTCGCGGACAAGTGGGACCTGATGCTCATGGCGGCGGGCAGTCTGGGCGCGCTGGCGCACGGCGCCGCCATGCCGCTCTTCTTCCTGCTGTTCGGGGACCTCATCAACGGGTTCGGCAAGAACCAGACCGACCTCCGCACCATGACCGACGAGGTCGCCAAG TATGCGCTCTACTTCGTCTACCTCGGGCTGGTGGTCTGCGCCTCCTCCTACGCAG AGATCGCGTGCTGGATGTACACTGGGGAGCGGCAGGTGATCGCGCTCCGAAAGGCGTACCTGGACGCCGTGCTACGGCAAGACGTCGGGTTCTTCGACACTGACGCGCGCACGGGCGACATCGTGTTCGGCGTCTCCACCGACACGCTGCTCGTGCAGGACGCCATCGGCGAGAAGGTTGGCAACTTCATCCACTACATCGCCACCTTCCTGGCTGGGCTGGTCGTCGGGTTCGTCGCGGCGTGGCGGCTTGCGCTGCTGAGTGTGGCAGTCATCCCCGCCATCGCCTTCGCCGGTGGCCTGTATGCGTACACGCTCACCGGTCTCACTTCCAGGAGCCGGGAGTCCTATGCCAATGCCGGCGTCGTTGCGGAGCAG GCAATTGCACAAGTAAGAACAGTGTACTCATTTGTTGGAGAGTGCAAAGCACTCAATTCCTACTCTGAAGCAATTCAGAGCACACTGAAGCTTGGTTACAAAGCTGGGATGGCCAAAGGTCTCGGGATCGGTTGTACTTATGGGATAGCATGCATGTCATGGGCACTTGTATTCTGGTATGCTGGTGTCTTCATCAGGAATCAGCAGACAAATGGTGGAAAGGCTTTTACAGCGATCTTTTCAGCAATTGTCGGTGGCAT GAGTCTTGGCCAAGCTTTCTCAAACCTTGGAGCCTTCAGTAAAGGGAAGATTGCTGGTTACAAACTGTTGGAGGTCATTCGTCAGAAACCCTCCATAGTTAATGATCATAAGGATGGAAAATGGTTGGCTGAGGTCCATGGAAACATAGAATTTAAGGATGTTACTTTCAGTTATCCGTCAAGGCCTGATGTTATGATCTTTCGggatttctctcttttcttctcggCTGGTAAAACCGTTGCATTTGTTGGAGGCAGTGGGTCTGGAAAGAGCACTGTTGTGGCTTTGATAGAAAGGTTCTATGATCCTAATGAAG GCCAGGTTTTGCTTGACAATGTTGACATAAAGACGCTCCAATTGAGGTGGCTGAGAGATCAGATTGGTTTAGTAAACCAAGAACCTGCTCTTTTTGCAACGACTATCCTTGAGAATATACTGTATGGAAAGCCAGATGCCACAATTGCAGAAGTTGAGGCTGCGGCAACTGCATCCAACGCCCATAGTTTTATATCTCTTCTTCCAAATGGTTACAACACAATG GTAGGTGAGCGAGGCATCCAGCTGTCCGGTGGTCAGAAACAACGTATAGCAATAGCTCGTGCTATGTTGAAGAACCCGAAGATATTGCTCCTCGATGAAGCTACCAGTGCTTTAGATGCTGACTCAGAAAGTATTGTGCAAGAAGCTCTAGATCGTTTGATGGTTGGGAGGACGACAGTAGTTGTTGCCCACCGTCTGTCCACAATAAGAAATGTGAACATGATAGCTGTGATCCAACAAGGCCTAGTTGTTGAGACTGGGACACATGATGAACTTCTAGCCAAAGGAAGCTCTGGAGCATATGCCACCCTGATCCGTTTTCAGGAGACGGCGTGGAATAGAGATCTTGGAGGCGCATCTACCCGCAGATTGCGGTCAATGCACTTGACAAGTTCACTTTCCACCAAATCTCTCAGTCTCAGGTCCGGAAGTTTAAGGAACCTGAGCTATCAGTACAGCACTGGGGCAGATGGACGCATTGAGATGATTTCAAATGCAGATAATGACCGCAAATACCCAGCACCACGTGGTTATTTTTTCAAACTCCTGAAGCTGAATGCTCCTGAATGGCCTTATGCGGTATTGGGCGCCATTGGTTCTGTCCTCTCGGGATTCATTGGTCCCACATTTGCCATTGTTATGGGTGAAATGCTCGATGTGTTCTACTACAGGGACCCCAatgaaatggagaagaaaaCTAAGCTATATGTGTTCATCTATATTGGCACAGGCATATATGCTGTCATTGCTTATCTTGTGCAGCATTACTTCTTCAGTATCATGGGAGAAAATCTTACAACCAGGGTTAGAAGGATCATGTTGTCCG CAATACTTAGGAATGAAGTAGGTTGGTTcgatgaagaagaaaacaacTCAAGTCTTGTGGCTGCTCGTGTAGCTGTTGATGCAGCTGATGTGAAGTCAGCTATTGCTGAGAGAATATCAGTCATTCTGCAGAACTTGACTTCCCTTATGACTTCTTTCGTTGTTGGTTTTATCATTGAATGGAGAGTGGCAATCCTTATTCTGGCAACTTTCCCTCTTCTTGTGCTTGGCAATTTTGCCCAG CAACTTTCAATGAAGGGTTTTGCTGGTGACACGGCAAAGGCGCATGCTAGGAGCAGTATGGTGGCTGGTGAAGGTGTGAGCAATATCCGCACTGTGGCAGCCTTCAACGCTCAAAACAAGATATTGTCTCTCTTCAGCCATGAACTGCGTGTACCAGAGCAGCAAATCCTTTGCCGCAGCCAGACATCAGGTCTTCTGTTTGGCCTCTCACAGCTCTGCCTGTACTCTTCAGAAGCACTCATTCTCTGGTACGGTTCTCATCTCGTCCGGTCACATGGGTCCACCTTCTCCAAGGTCATCAAGGTTTTTGTTGTCCTTGTGGTCACTGCCAACTCTGTAGCCGAGACGGTGAGCCTTGCCCCAGAGATCATCCGTGGAGGTGAATCCATCCGATCCATCTTTGGCATCCTTAACAGGGCAACAAGAATTGAGCCTGATGATCCAGAGTCAGAGCGTGTCACCACTGTCCGTGGGGACATTGAACTGCGCCATGTAGACTTCTCGTATCCAGCACGCCCTGACATTCAAATCTTCAAGGACTTCAACCTGAAAATCCAAGCTGGGCGCAGCCAAGCTCTAGTCGGAGCCAGTGGGTCTGGGAAGAGTACTGTCATTGCTCTCATTGAGCGGTTCTACGACCCGACTGGGGGGAAAGTCACCATTGATGGAAAGGACATCAGGAGGCTGAACTTGAAGTCCTTGCGACTAAAGATTGGCCTTGTGCAGCAGGAGCCAGTCCTTTTTGCGGCGAGCATCCTAGAAAACATCGCATATGGCAAGGATGGTGCGACCGAGGAGGAGGTGATCGAGGCGGCAAAGATAGCAAATGTGCACGGCTTCGTCAGCCAGCTGCCCGAGGGCTACAAGACGGCGGTTGGCGAGCGAGGCGTGCAGCTGTCAGGAGGCCAGAAGCAGCGGATCGCCATTGCCAGGGCAGTGCTCAAGGACCCAGCCATCCTGCTGCTGGACGAGGCAACGAGCGCCCTGGACGCTGAGTCCGAGTGCGTGCTGCAGGAGGCCCTGGAGCGGCTGATGAAGGGGCGGACCACCGTCCTGGTGGCGCACCGCCTGTCGACGATCCGAGGGGTGGACCGCATCGCCGTCGTGCAGGACGGGCGGATCGTCGAGCACGGCAGCCACTCGGAGCTCCTGACCCGGCCAGAGGGCGCGTACTCGCGGCTGCTGCAGTTGCAGCACCACCGTATCTGA
- the LOC133925089 gene encoding ABC transporter B family member 19-like isoform X2, with amino-acid sequence MYTGERQVIALRKAYLDAVLRQDVGFFDTDARTGDIVFGVSTDTLLVQDAIGEKVGNFIHYIATFLAGLVVGFVAAWRLALLSVAVIPAIAFAGGLYAYTLTGLTSRSRESYANAGVVAEQAIAQVRTVYSFVGECKALNSYSEAIQSTLKLGYKAGMAKGLGIGCTYGIACMSWALVFWYAGVFIRNQQTNGGKAFTAIFSAIVGGMSLGQAFSNLGAFSKGKIAGYKLLEVIRQKPSIVNDHKDGKWLAEVHGNIEFKDVTFSYPSRPDVMIFRDFSLFFSAGKTVAFVGGSGSGKSTVVALIERFYDPNEGQVLLDNVDIKTLQLRWLRDQIGLVNQEPALFATTILENILYGKPDATIAEVEAAATASNAHSFISLLPNGYNTMVGERGIQLSGGQKQRIAIARAMLKNPKILLLDEATSALDADSESIVQEALDRLMVGRTTVVVAHRLSTIRNVNMIAVIQQGLVVETGTHDELLAKGSSGAYATLIRFQETAWNRDLGGASTRRLRSMHLTSSLSTKSLSLRSGSLRNLSYQYSTGADGRIEMISNADNDRKYPAPRGYFFKLLKLNAPEWPYAVLGAIGSVLSGFIGPTFAIVMGEMLDVFYYRDPNEMEKKTKLYVFIYIGTGIYAVIAYLVQHYFFSIMGENLTTRVRRIMLSAILRNEVGWFDEEENNSSLVAARVAVDAADVKSAIAERISVILQNLTSLMTSFVVGFIIEWRVAILILATFPLLVLGNFAQQLSMKGFAGDTAKAHARSSMVAGEGVSNIRTVAAFNAQNKILSLFSHELRVPEQQILCRSQTSGLLFGLSQLCLYSSEALILWYGSHLVRSHGSTFSKVIKVFVVLVVTANSVAETVSLAPEIIRGGESIRSIFGILNRATRIEPDDPESERVTTVRGDIELRHVDFSYPARPDIQIFKDFNLKIQAGRSQALVGASGSGKSTVIALIERFYDPTGGKVTIDGKDIRRLNLKSLRLKIGLVQQEPVLFAASILENIAYGKDGATEEEVIEAAKIANVHGFVSQLPEGYKTAVGERGVQLSGGQKQRIAIARAVLKDPAILLLDEATSALDAESECVLQEALERLMKGRTTVLVAHRLSTIRGVDRIAVVQDGRIVEHGSHSELLTRPEGAYSRLLQLQHHRI; translated from the exons ATGTACACTGGGGAGCGGCAGGTGATCGCGCTCCGAAAGGCGTACCTGGACGCCGTGCTACGGCAAGACGTCGGGTTCTTCGACACTGACGCGCGCACGGGCGACATCGTGTTCGGCGTCTCCACCGACACGCTGCTCGTGCAGGACGCCATCGGCGAGAAGGTTGGCAACTTCATCCACTACATCGCCACCTTCCTGGCTGGGCTGGTCGTCGGGTTCGTCGCGGCGTGGCGGCTTGCGCTGCTGAGTGTGGCAGTCATCCCCGCCATCGCCTTCGCCGGTGGCCTGTATGCGTACACGCTCACCGGTCTCACTTCCAGGAGCCGGGAGTCCTATGCCAATGCCGGCGTCGTTGCGGAGCAG GCAATTGCACAAGTAAGAACAGTGTACTCATTTGTTGGAGAGTGCAAAGCACTCAATTCCTACTCTGAAGCAATTCAGAGCACACTGAAGCTTGGTTACAAAGCTGGGATGGCCAAAGGTCTCGGGATCGGTTGTACTTATGGGATAGCATGCATGTCATGGGCACTTGTATTCTGGTATGCTGGTGTCTTCATCAGGAATCAGCAGACAAATGGTGGAAAGGCTTTTACAGCGATCTTTTCAGCAATTGTCGGTGGCAT GAGTCTTGGCCAAGCTTTCTCAAACCTTGGAGCCTTCAGTAAAGGGAAGATTGCTGGTTACAAACTGTTGGAGGTCATTCGTCAGAAACCCTCCATAGTTAATGATCATAAGGATGGAAAATGGTTGGCTGAGGTCCATGGAAACATAGAATTTAAGGATGTTACTTTCAGTTATCCGTCAAGGCCTGATGTTATGATCTTTCGggatttctctcttttcttctcggCTGGTAAAACCGTTGCATTTGTTGGAGGCAGTGGGTCTGGAAAGAGCACTGTTGTGGCTTTGATAGAAAGGTTCTATGATCCTAATGAAG GCCAGGTTTTGCTTGACAATGTTGACATAAAGACGCTCCAATTGAGGTGGCTGAGAGATCAGATTGGTTTAGTAAACCAAGAACCTGCTCTTTTTGCAACGACTATCCTTGAGAATATACTGTATGGAAAGCCAGATGCCACAATTGCAGAAGTTGAGGCTGCGGCAACTGCATCCAACGCCCATAGTTTTATATCTCTTCTTCCAAATGGTTACAACACAATG GTAGGTGAGCGAGGCATCCAGCTGTCCGGTGGTCAGAAACAACGTATAGCAATAGCTCGTGCTATGTTGAAGAACCCGAAGATATTGCTCCTCGATGAAGCTACCAGTGCTTTAGATGCTGACTCAGAAAGTATTGTGCAAGAAGCTCTAGATCGTTTGATGGTTGGGAGGACGACAGTAGTTGTTGCCCACCGTCTGTCCACAATAAGAAATGTGAACATGATAGCTGTGATCCAACAAGGCCTAGTTGTTGAGACTGGGACACATGATGAACTTCTAGCCAAAGGAAGCTCTGGAGCATATGCCACCCTGATCCGTTTTCAGGAGACGGCGTGGAATAGAGATCTTGGAGGCGCATCTACCCGCAGATTGCGGTCAATGCACTTGACAAGTTCACTTTCCACCAAATCTCTCAGTCTCAGGTCCGGAAGTTTAAGGAACCTGAGCTATCAGTACAGCACTGGGGCAGATGGACGCATTGAGATGATTTCAAATGCAGATAATGACCGCAAATACCCAGCACCACGTGGTTATTTTTTCAAACTCCTGAAGCTGAATGCTCCTGAATGGCCTTATGCGGTATTGGGCGCCATTGGTTCTGTCCTCTCGGGATTCATTGGTCCCACATTTGCCATTGTTATGGGTGAAATGCTCGATGTGTTCTACTACAGGGACCCCAatgaaatggagaagaaaaCTAAGCTATATGTGTTCATCTATATTGGCACAGGCATATATGCTGTCATTGCTTATCTTGTGCAGCATTACTTCTTCAGTATCATGGGAGAAAATCTTACAACCAGGGTTAGAAGGATCATGTTGTCCG CAATACTTAGGAATGAAGTAGGTTGGTTcgatgaagaagaaaacaacTCAAGTCTTGTGGCTGCTCGTGTAGCTGTTGATGCAGCTGATGTGAAGTCAGCTATTGCTGAGAGAATATCAGTCATTCTGCAGAACTTGACTTCCCTTATGACTTCTTTCGTTGTTGGTTTTATCATTGAATGGAGAGTGGCAATCCTTATTCTGGCAACTTTCCCTCTTCTTGTGCTTGGCAATTTTGCCCAG CAACTTTCAATGAAGGGTTTTGCTGGTGACACGGCAAAGGCGCATGCTAGGAGCAGTATGGTGGCTGGTGAAGGTGTGAGCAATATCCGCACTGTGGCAGCCTTCAACGCTCAAAACAAGATATTGTCTCTCTTCAGCCATGAACTGCGTGTACCAGAGCAGCAAATCCTTTGCCGCAGCCAGACATCAGGTCTTCTGTTTGGCCTCTCACAGCTCTGCCTGTACTCTTCAGAAGCACTCATTCTCTGGTACGGTTCTCATCTCGTCCGGTCACATGGGTCCACCTTCTCCAAGGTCATCAAGGTTTTTGTTGTCCTTGTGGTCACTGCCAACTCTGTAGCCGAGACGGTGAGCCTTGCCCCAGAGATCATCCGTGGAGGTGAATCCATCCGATCCATCTTTGGCATCCTTAACAGGGCAACAAGAATTGAGCCTGATGATCCAGAGTCAGAGCGTGTCACCACTGTCCGTGGGGACATTGAACTGCGCCATGTAGACTTCTCGTATCCAGCACGCCCTGACATTCAAATCTTCAAGGACTTCAACCTGAAAATCCAAGCTGGGCGCAGCCAAGCTCTAGTCGGAGCCAGTGGGTCTGGGAAGAGTACTGTCATTGCTCTCATTGAGCGGTTCTACGACCCGACTGGGGGGAAAGTCACCATTGATGGAAAGGACATCAGGAGGCTGAACTTGAAGTCCTTGCGACTAAAGATTGGCCTTGTGCAGCAGGAGCCAGTCCTTTTTGCGGCGAGCATCCTAGAAAACATCGCATATGGCAAGGATGGTGCGACCGAGGAGGAGGTGATCGAGGCGGCAAAGATAGCAAATGTGCACGGCTTCGTCAGCCAGCTGCCCGAGGGCTACAAGACGGCGGTTGGCGAGCGAGGCGTGCAGCTGTCAGGAGGCCAGAAGCAGCGGATCGCCATTGCCAGGGCAGTGCTCAAGGACCCAGCCATCCTGCTGCTGGACGAGGCAACGAGCGCCCTGGACGCTGAGTCCGAGTGCGTGCTGCAGGAGGCCCTGGAGCGGCTGATGAAGGGGCGGACCACCGTCCTGGTGGCGCACCGCCTGTCGACGATCCGAGGGGTGGACCGCATCGCCGTCGTGCAGGACGGGCGGATCGTCGAGCACGGCAGCCACTCGGAGCTCCTGACCCGGCCAGAGGGCGCGTACTCGCGGCTGCTGCAGTTGCAGCACCACCGTATCTGA